AGTTTAGGCGCAGCCTAGTGGAAGGGCGGTAGCTTCTGTGTTTGCTGAGATCTGGGTTCGATTCTCCTCCTGGCTCTCCCCTTTGAGTTTGTTTTTTTTCCCCTCCGCTGGCGCATTTTCCCCCTGCGTCTGGGCTTTTGGCGCAAGACAACAAGGGGAGAGAGGGATCGGCCCACACACAATTGCGCATGACAACAAGGGGAGAGAGGGATCGGCCCACACACAATTGGCGCATGACAACAAGAGGAGAGAGGGATCGGCCCACACACAAGTGAAAAAGAGCTCGGCCCTTGTTTTCTATAACATATTTTTATATCACCATGAAATTGTGTGAATTATGGTAGTTTCTATAACATTAGTGAATTAAAATTGCCACTTGTTCTACAAAAAGTttagttttctattttttaaataactaATTAAGGCACgccatgaaagtagcttgcaaAATATAGCATCAATATTACACATCAATATTAAAACATAAATAACTATGATGATTTCTATGACATTAATGTAAAAACGTCATattttgtgggctcaattacgacgaattcaataaaacgtcataaagttctgggcctagggtccataccttcaaattcgtcatagattgtatgcaattgtgacgctccattaaaatgtcataaaattttcgtcatagatcaccacatttcttgtagtgttTTGCAAAGTGATTCTCTTAAATGAATTAAGAGGCTGGAAGCCGGAAAAAGTAGCTTCCCCTTATTATGTGAGTGGTTCTTTattcttattttaaaaatttatgcaagAGAATCAAAGAGAATCATCTTTCATCCACAGAATTACTTCTTTTATATCAGTGTAATTATCTGTAGGAGAACAGCAACGAGCATGGAGAGAAATTTTGTATTTGTTCAGACAATATAATACCCGGGATCGGGTTACAAAGTGCGGCGATCTCTTTGCTACCACTTCAAATTGTCGCGAgcaatttttaaaaaaactctACCCGGGGGTGTGAAACGGACCCCACCGTTTTTTCGTTAAGAGGAAGCCTAACCGGCTAACCGGGTagagaaaccccccgaaccctggcccatgcccgagagggtcaagccttgcggcgagcacagcgagagGGTTTTTTTCTCCcagcagcctgaaattcgcttctAATGAGATTCGAACTCGGGACCTGCTGGGAGCGCGATGCTACCGGACCGGACTAGCCATCTCAACCGCCCGAACCTTTCGCCGCGAGCAATTTGACGTAAGGTGCAGTATTAGTATGGCACCTCCATGCACCATGCAGCACAGTATTACCATTTACCCACCCAACTCAACTGGAGGACTGAGAAATGCTGACCATCCCACAGTTGCAGGTGGCGACGACTCCATCCATCGACACGGCCCCAAACCACACAGCATACACAGAGAGTACAACGGGAAGAGATCATCAGAGCGTCTCTCATCACCATCGTCGACAGTTGCAAGCGCGCGACTCTCACGGGGCCTgggcctccgcggcggcctCGGGCGTCTTCTTCTTGGCCCTGGCCTCGCTCCACTCGCCGTAGGAGTAGGACGCGAGGCCCCAGAGCGAGAGCACCAGCGCCACGCCCTTCTCGCTGCTGAACTTCTCGTGCAGGAAGATGACGGCGGCCACCTCCGTGACCGGGATGAACACCGCGATGAGGATGCCCGCCAGCAGCGTGTGCACGCAGAAGATGACCCCAACGGCGCCCAGGAAGAAGAACTGCCACAGCACCGCCGACCACACGAGCACCGTGTAGTACCGGGCCTCCCCCAGCTCGAAGTGCTTCGCCTCCCTCGGGATCGCTTGCACGCACGGACGACAGCAGATTTGCTCAGGCAAAACACGCGGAGCAGAGCTGGTTCAGACGTTCAGTGATCAGTTCAGACTTCATAGTTAACAACAAATTCCAGCACGAGTACTTGTCGTGAATAAGCTCCCTAGCTCAATGAGGGCTTCAATCTTCATCATGCAGCCGTGCACAAAAGATAAGCACAAATAACATAAAGAGAAAACATAAAGTGTGTTCGCAAAAGCATGAGTTTTTTTATACTTGTAAAATTAAATCTCTCACGCGCCATCTTTTTGAAAATTAACCAAAAAAAGTGTTGATTACGAACTACTTTGTATCAGGGAGACGCAAAGTTGAAGCGCCAAGTGTGATGATGGGTGAAACTCTTGCATCTGTCAGGCACCAACGATCAATCATTGCTGACCAGAATCTATTGAGGGGAGTCGCTTCATATtggtcctgtttggtttgtgctatgCTAGGAAATAGTAACCTTGCCCTACCCAGCTGACCAATCGTTTAGTGGCCCTTGCTTTCTTGACGATCCACGTCACCTTCCGCTGACGGCAGTGTATGGCACTACCCAGCTGGCCAATCCCTAATGGAGATGCCCCTGGCTCCTAGTGCGAACTGGTGTCCCGTCCTTTTGTATGCTATCCACCATTGCTGGGGAACGAGGGCAGTCCTCTAGTCCTTCAAAATTCGGAACGGTGGATGATTCGTTGGGCAACAATGATCATCACCATTTCACCAACCAGTCAACTAGGTACTCATTTTCTCCTAGGGACAATGCCAACCTTGCATACTGTTAGTTCAGGATCAAAAGTTGGAAACTTCGCTAAGTTTCAACTTTCCACACTAATTAACATAGCTTTTATACGTACAGCGGTACAAAGCATCCAGATCAAAGTGCTGAGAAGACGCTACGACATGACCATCAAAAGTGGAAGCATTCCGCGGATGggctggtttggtttggtttgtttGTCTTTCCAGCCATGGTCTTTGTCATGGACTCGTCCTCGCACACGCACCATCATCAATAATAACCGATTCCTTTGGATGAAAATGGACAGGTTCGCGTCCTTTTTCTCTCTGGATCTCTCTACGTCAAGAATTTTACTGATGTAAATCTGCGCCATGGAAATGAATGCAAGGCCCAGATTAGACGAACCGTCAGCCCGTCCTTTCCGgcgttttttttcatttctatatttaaaaaaaatcaaaaatatatgcccgTTTGGATAAATTACAAATATACCCCCGTACCGCCTGTACCGCCTGTTGCCCGGGCGACCGGGCaccggtcgccccccccccctacgGGCGACAGGGTGCAAACTGCTAAATGGCGCGGGGGCAGGTAGGGCCGGGGCGGGGGGCACCGGTCGCCCGCCCCTGGGGCGacgggggccggtcgcccccccaacgggcgacagggcatGGCTGCCCTATTTAaactccccctcctctctcacCCCTCATTCTATTCTCAAAAATtccagaaaaaaatagaaaaaagaagagaggggagaagaaggaaatcggcgaagccctgccggagtGCGCATCTGTGATCTGCAGGTATTAACGTTTGACCTTTCATTGTGATTTTCTTATGAATCAGAGTAGAAGTAATCTTTATATATTGAAATATTGGATCGTAATCTTAGAATAATAGTAGCTATTGTTATTTCAGCAATTCgccatggctgcctccaattttgGAGGTTTTTTCTGGACCGAAGAGAAATCtactataatacttgatatcgtGAAAAAATTTGTGCTTagaaagaagttggatccacttgcggatggtacgatagagatggttaTGGCCAAAGTATTAGGGTTTCAAGTTTGCACACTGTTTCAtggtattacaacgcaagatctaaagggacacctgctagaacgccgTAAGGTATACATGCGTATATGTGAActtgcgaatcatcctaatgttaTAGGATTCTTAGAAAGTACTgctaagatatggatgcggccagatgTGTATGAGATACACATTAAGGTAACTTTCATTCAGATCTAATCTTTAAATTGTTTTAAttcatttttttgaaactaTAATATTATTCTGTATTTATATGCAAGGATTTTCctgaggacacggagttgattaacaaatcaatacccaatttccgtaaattggtattaATCTTCGGTGGCCCTATGCgtcaaactagacgaaggaggtgccGAAGATCGTCGGGTAATACAACTTTGCGTCCGCATGAACAGAGATCCGAAAGTCATCAAGTCATACTGCACCACCTGCATCACGAACTTCTGTTAACCTCGACGACGACCAAGATGACTTTATGCCACCCAAACCATAGCCTCCAAGACCCGATCAGCGAACCGGAGGTTTGTCCAGTCGTACTCGACCACGTGCAGCACCATCTTGTGTTACCTGGGACGACGATGATgatttcatgccccccaaaccttgGCCTCCAAGACCTGATCAGGGAACCAGAGGTTCGTCCAGTCGTAACGCACCACCTTCAGCACCatcttgtgttaactgggatgacgacgatgatgatttTATGCCTCCCAAACCTTGGCCTCCAAGATATGATCAGAGAACCGGAGATTCGTCCAAGTCTTCAAACTCTCGTGCAGCACCACCCTATGAGAACTCGGATGACGAtgtagatgatttcatgacatGATATATGATATGTGTTGTACTGAACATGGAAGTTTGCATTTGTTGTGTATAAATAAATGTTAGTTTATGGTTTCAATGTCTATAATTCGTACGTAATGGAAAATGTGCGAGAGAACAGAGGCGTATACATGAAAAGTAGTTAATAACAACGAGAAGACAACATCGTTGCTACCATAAGACATAAATGTTTGGCCACTATGTCATTACAAAGAAACATACGAGATACAAACATAAGTCATATCTAGCCACCCCGACGGTGTCGGACCCTCTtcgccctctgctgggcatggACATGGCCCTGcgagtaggtgtgacgatctAGAGACCTCAGTTGTCGCTGAGGACGCAAAGAAGgatgcggtgtctgctgctgagagtaaccaagtggtgctcctcctagctgtgaagag
This portion of the Panicum virgatum strain AP13 chromosome 2N, P.virgatum_v5, whole genome shotgun sequence genome encodes:
- the LOC120662704 gene encoding purine permease 3-like is translated as MAQIYISKILDVERSREKKDANLSIFIQRNRSAPRVLPEQICCRPCVQAIPREAKHFELGEARYYTVLVWSAVLWQFFFLGAVGVIFCVHTLLAGILIAVFIPVTEVAAVIFLHEKFSSEKGVALVLSLWGLASYSYGEWSEARAKKKTPEAAAEAQAP